Proteins encoded within one genomic window of Agelaius phoeniceus isolate bAgePho1 chromosome Z, bAgePho1.hap1, whole genome shotgun sequence:
- the CARTPT gene encoding cocaine- and amphetamine-regulated transcript protein: MESCRALALCAVAAALLLSARGHGSTPPRRARDLGPPGGGGASREKELIEALQEVLEKLKSKRGPHYEKKFGQVPMCDAGEQCAVRKGARIGKLCDCPRGTSCNSFLLKCL, from the exons ATGGAGAGCTGCCGGGCGCTGGCGCTGTGCGCTGTGGCGGCCGCGCTGCTGCTGAGCGCCCGCGGGCACGGATCGaccccgccgcgccgcgcccgcGACCTGGGAccgcccggcggcggcggcgcctccCGGGAGAAGGAGCTG ATCGAGGCGCTGCAGGAAGTGCTGGAGAAGCTCAAGAGCAAGAGGGGACCGCACTACGAGAAGAAGTTCGGGCAGGTGCCCATG TGTGACGCTGGGGAGCAGTGCGCCGTGAGGAAAGGGGCTCGCATCGGGAAGCTCTGCGACTGCCCCCGGGGGACGTCGTGTAATTCCTTCCTCCTCAAGTGCCTGTAA